The following are encoded together in the Nymphalis io chromosome 26, ilAglIoxx1.1, whole genome shotgun sequence genome:
- the LOC126778606 gene encoding DNA polymerase epsilon subunit 3 translates to MAEKLEDLNLPLTVVTRIVKEALPDGVSISKEARTGLAKAASVFVLYVTSAATNIVKSNKRKALTGQDVLEAMSDIEFDRFVDSLRDALEIYKQAVSAKKLASGKKKDEGEDVEMVEDE, encoded by the coding sequence atgGCCGAAAAGTTGGAAGATCTTAATCTGCCACTAACAGTAGTTACCAGAATCGTGAAAGAGGCCTTACCGGATGGAGTTTCGATATCGAAAGAAGCTAGGACTGGTCTCGCGAAGGCGGCATCCGTTTTCGTCTTATACGTTACTTCAGCAGCTACAAATATCGTTAAAAGCAATAAACGTAAGGCATTAACTGGTCAAGATGTTCTAGAAGCCATGTCAGATATAGAATTCGATAGATTTGTAGATTCTCTACGAGATGCattagaaatatacaaacaagcAGTGTCAGCGAAGAAATTAGCATCTGGAAAGAAAAAAGATGAAGGAGAGGACGTGGAAATGGTTGAAGATGAATAA